From Vagococcus jeotgali, one genomic window encodes:
- a CDS encoding multidrug efflux MFS transporter, translated as MEIDWKRNMYIAWLGCFFTGVSFSLVMPFIPIYIEELGAPQNKVEFYAGLSISITALSAALVAPLWGNMADRRGRKLMMVRAAAGMTITMGSLAFVPNVFWLLVMRFFNGLLSGYVPNATAMIASQAPKDKSGWALGTLATGAVAGSLIGPSLGGFLAQTVGIRNVFIVTGVILLINTILTMFFVKEDFTPIERAEVMPTKEMLKSIKQPRLLFGLLLTTFIIQIGMTTISPILTLYIRQLGGQNDNILFVSGLIVSIAGFSTFISAPLLGKLGDKFGNQYVLIFGLSLSFLCILPMGFIKTPFQLGVLRFLLGFSTGALMPSVNSLISKLTPANGVSRIFSFNQMFTNFGQVAGPLLGSLVANRSDYSTVFIVTSGLIGINIALTLFNFRGKLSLKELINEIKNSVTP; from the coding sequence ATGGAGATTGATTGGAAACGAAATATGTATATTGCTTGGCTCGGTTGTTTTTTTACAGGAGTCAGCTTTAGTTTAGTTATGCCCTTTATCCCGATATATATAGAAGAACTAGGAGCTCCGCAAAATAAAGTAGAGTTTTATGCTGGATTATCAATTAGTATCACTGCTCTTTCAGCAGCCTTAGTTGCTCCTTTATGGGGGAATATGGCAGATAGAAGAGGTCGTAAATTAATGATGGTTAGAGCAGCAGCTGGTATGACGATTACTATGGGCTCGCTTGCTTTTGTTCCTAACGTTTTTTGGTTGCTGGTTATGCGTTTTTTTAATGGATTATTATCAGGTTATGTTCCTAATGCTACTGCTATGATTGCCTCACAAGCTCCAAAAGATAAGAGTGGTTGGGCATTAGGTACGTTAGCAACTGGTGCTGTGGCAGGTAGTTTGATAGGGCCATCTTTAGGTGGTTTTTTGGCACAGACCGTTGGAATTAGAAATGTATTTATTGTAACGGGTGTCATTTTATTAATTAATACGATTTTAACTATGTTTTTTGTTAAGGAAGATTTTACACCGATTGAACGGGCTGAGGTTATGCCAACCAAGGAGATGCTAAAGAGCATCAAACAACCTAGGCTGCTGTTTGGTTTGTTACTAACTACTTTTATTATTCAAATTGGTATGACAACTATTAGTCCAATTCTAACTCTTTATATCAGACAATTAGGTGGTCAAAACGATAATATTTTATTTGTTAGTGGCTTAATTGTATCAATCGCTGGTTTTTCAACTTTTATATCAGCTCCCTTATTAGGTAAATTAGGAGATAAATTCGGTAATCAATATGTGTTAATTTTTGGTTTATCTCTATCTTTTCTTTGTATATTACCTATGGGATTTATCAAAACACCCTTTCAATTAGGTGTGTTAAGATTTTTATTAGGTTTTTCAACGGGAGCGCTTATGCCTTCTGTTAATTCTCTAATTAGTAAGCTTACCCCAGCTAATGGAGTGAGTCGAATATTTAGTTTTAATCAAATGTTCACTAACTTTGGTCAAGTGGCAGGACCACTTCTAGGATCATTAGTGGCTAACCGATCAGATTATAGTACCGTTTTTATCGTTACCAGTGGCTTAATTGGGATAAATATTGCGTTAACTTTATTTAATTTTAGAGGTAAATTATCATTAAAAGAATTAATTAATGAAATAAAAAATAGTGTGACACCGTAA
- a CDS encoding NCS2 family permease: MEKFFKLKENGTTVSTEIMAGLTTFFAMSYILFVNPSILSLSGMPFQAVFLATIISSAVGTLIMGLFANVPYAQAPGMGLNAFFTFTVVMGLGYSWEQGLAMVFICGIINIVITITKLRKLIIQSIPISLQHAIGGGIGIFIAYVGIKNAGLLQFTSDQNTIVSSTVDGDKAINVVSNGGIVPALANFNNPAIILALIGIIITTILVIKNVKGGILIGIIATTILAIPMGVVDLSSINFEQNSLGNSFKELGVTFGAAFGPNGMPSLFSDVEKIPQVLLTILAFSLSDIFDTIGTFIGTGRRTGIFSQADEESVKENKGIQSKMYKALFSDAIATSVGAVVGTSNVTTYVESAAGISVGGRTGLTSVVVAIMFLLSSFLSPVVGVVPAQATAPALIIVGIMMMASFKEIEWTNLEDAIPAFFTSIFMGLAYSISYGIAAGFIFYVIVKVVKGKFKEVSPVLWVVTGLFVINFIVLATM; the protein is encoded by the coding sequence ATGGAAAAGTTTTTTAAGTTAAAAGAAAATGGAACAACAGTATCAACAGAAATAATGGCAGGGCTCACGACCTTTTTTGCAATGAGTTATATTTTATTCGTTAACCCATCAATTCTCTCGCTTTCAGGGATGCCTTTTCAAGCGGTCTTTTTAGCAACTATTATCTCCTCAGCAGTAGGAACATTAATTATGGGATTATTTGCTAATGTCCCTTATGCTCAAGCTCCAGGTATGGGACTTAATGCTTTCTTTACTTTTACAGTAGTGATGGGGTTGGGATATTCTTGGGAACAAGGTTTAGCTATGGTATTTATTTGTGGTATTATCAACATTGTTATTACCATTACAAAGCTTAGAAAACTAATAATTCAGTCAATCCCCATCAGTTTACAACATGCTATTGGTGGTGGTATTGGTATTTTTATAGCCTATGTCGGCATTAAAAATGCAGGACTATTACAATTTACATCAGATCAAAACACAATTGTTTCTTCTACAGTTGATGGAGATAAAGCTATTAACGTCGTATCAAATGGTGGTATTGTACCTGCTTTAGCTAACTTTAATAATCCAGCTATCATTTTAGCTTTGATAGGTATTATCATAACAACTATTTTAGTGATAAAAAATGTCAAAGGTGGTATTTTGATTGGGATCATTGCAACAACAATTCTTGCTATTCCAATGGGTGTTGTTGATTTAAGTAGCATTAATTTTGAACAAAATTCTTTAGGGAATTCTTTTAAAGAGTTAGGCGTGACGTTTGGTGCAGCTTTTGGTCCAAATGGTATGCCCTCACTTTTCTCAGACGTAGAAAAAATACCACAAGTGTTATTAACCATATTGGCATTTAGTCTATCTGATATTTTTGATACAATTGGAACATTTATTGGTACAGGTAGACGAACTGGTATTTTCTCTCAAGCTGATGAAGAATCTGTAAAAGAAAATAAAGGGATTCAATCTAAAATGTACAAGGCATTATTCTCAGATGCCATTGCAACTAGTGTAGGGGCAGTGGTTGGAACAAGTAATGTCACGACCTATGTAGAAAGTGCTGCTGGTATTAGTGTTGGTGGTAGAACAGGTTTAACTAGTGTTGTAGTTGCTATTATGTTTTTATTAAGTAGCTTCCTATCACCAGTTGTAGGTGTTGTACCTGCCCAAGCGACAGCGCCAGCTTTGATTATTGTAGGAATTATGATGATGGCTTCATTTAAAGAAATCGAATGGACTAATCTAGAAGATGCCATCCCAGCCTTTTTTACTTCGATATTCATGGGTCTTGCTTATAGTATTTCTTATGGTATTGCAGCAGGATTTATCTTTTATGTGATTGTGAAAGTTGTAAAAGGTAAATTCAAAGAAGTTTCTCCAGTCTTATGGGTTGTTACTGGATTGTTTGTAATTAATTTTATCGTTTTAGCCACTATGTAG
- the ybaK gene encoding Cys-tRNA(Pro) deacylase, giving the protein MAKKKIKTNAIRHLEAQQIVFHTTEYRWDEETLSAVDAARDLGVAPDEIYKTLVLTGTTTPYLVAVIPGDATLDLKKLAKISGNKKVDMLPMKELESLTGYVHGGCSPIGMKKKFPTFYFENMLSLSEVRVSAGKRGLQLVIDPSYLVEVTDGILGDIIK; this is encoded by the coding sequence ATGGCTAAGAAAAAAATTAAAACAAATGCTATACGTCATCTAGAAGCTCAACAGATTGTTTTTCATACCACTGAGTATCGGTGGGATGAGGAGACACTTAGTGCTGTTGATGCAGCACGTGATTTAGGGGTTGCTCCAGATGAAATATATAAAACCTTAGTTTTAACAGGAACTACAACACCTTATCTTGTTGCCGTTATTCCTGGTGATGCTACTCTAGATTTAAAAAAATTAGCTAAAATAAGTGGGAATAAAAAAGTAGATATGCTACCGATGAAAGAGTTAGAATCTTTAACAGGTTATGTTCACGGTGGCTGTTCACCGATTGGTATGAAAAAGAAATTCCCTACTTTTTACTTTGAGAATATGTTGTCTCTAAGTGAAGTAAGGGTATCAGCTGGTAAACGGGGTTTGCAATTAGTGATAGACCCAAGTTATTTAGTAGAAGTTACAGATGGTATTCTTGGAGATATTATAAAATAA
- the aroD gene encoding type I 3-dehydroquinate dehydratase: MSRLKLRNLTLGENEPKVCVSLIARNFEELFAEAMRLNALDCDMIEWRADYFMYVNDPHFMKKAAYFIRYAIEEKPLIFTFRTLQEGGGQSIDLDYYFELNKVMMETGLVDIVDLEFEMLLKKESDVQDFAKLHDVKVLMSNHDGGKTPSNQEMLETIYEMREFGADICKLAVMPHDMSDVLRILDVSNHIQTTKPDLTFTLIGMGDIGRLTRLTGELFGSSITYASNGKHMSAPGQLPIGPLRKGMDVIGLSKPRGR, from the coding sequence ATGTCAAGATTAAAACTAAGAAACCTTACATTAGGTGAAAATGAGCCCAAAGTATGTGTTTCTCTAATAGCGAGAAATTTTGAGGAGTTATTTGCAGAGGCGATGCGTTTAAATGCGCTTGATTGTGATATGATAGAGTGGCGTGCTGACTATTTTATGTATGTAAACGATCCACATTTCATGAAAAAAGCAGCTTATTTTATTCGTTATGCCATTGAAGAAAAACCTTTGATTTTTACTTTTAGAACTCTTCAAGAAGGAGGGGGACAAAGTATTGACTTGGATTATTATTTTGAATTAAATAAAGTTATGATGGAAACTGGACTTGTTGATATTGTAGATTTAGAATTTGAAATGTTATTAAAAAAAGAATCAGATGTACAGGACTTTGCCAAATTACATGATGTGAAAGTCTTGATGTCAAACCATGATGGTGGTAAAACACCTTCTAATCAAGAGATGCTAGAAACAATTTATGAGATGCGTGAATTTGGTGCTGATATTTGTAAACTAGCTGTGATGCCTCACGACATGAGTGATGTTTTAAGAATATTGGATGTCTCAAACCATATTCAAACTACAAAACCAGATTTAACATTTACTTTAATAGGTATGGGAGATATTGGTCGTTTAACTAGGTTGACTGGGGAATTATTTGGCTCAAGTATTACATATGCATCAAATGGCAAACACATGTCAGCCCCAGGGCAACTACCCATAGGACCTCTTAGAAAAGGGATGGATGTTATTGGCTTGTCAAAACCAAGAGGGCGATGA
- a CDS encoding class I SAM-dependent rRNA methyltransferase yields the protein MEKIKIKQASVKKYRKDYPLIQDIDLVTYPKELPKGWVSFYTQNEEFIGYGYLGKQNKGIGWLISFKENQPLKPAFFSKLFNEAKQERQSFFLDESTTAFRLFNGEGDGLGGMTIDWYDGYLVISWYNETIYGLKHEILKALQQSGIPAIGIYEKVRFKKDGLQDSSFLWGEKAPEPLIVKENNINYATYLNEGLMTGIFLDQRDVRRELSEGLSTGKTLLNTFSYTGAFSVAAAYGGATHTTSVDLAKRSLEKTKEQFEVNGIDGDKQAIIVMDVFDYFKYALRKEMTFDIVVMDPPSFARNKKRTFSVAKDYGKLTYEAAQLVKQNGLLIASTNAANVSMDKFRSMVENGIKETGRTFSLSAKYHLPTDFKVSDTFKEANYLKVLFYNIK from the coding sequence ATGGAAAAAATAAAGATAAAACAAGCAAGTGTGAAAAAATATAGAAAAGACTACCCCTTGATTCAGGATATAGACTTAGTCACATATCCAAAAGAGTTACCAAAGGGTTGGGTAAGTTTTTATACTCAAAACGAGGAATTTATTGGATATGGTTATTTAGGGAAACAAAATAAGGGGATAGGTTGGTTGATTAGTTTTAAAGAAAACCAGCCATTAAAACCAGCTTTTTTTAGTAAACTATTTAATGAAGCAAAACAAGAACGTCAATCATTTTTCTTAGATGAAAGTACTACAGCTTTTCGCTTATTTAATGGTGAAGGGGATGGTTTGGGAGGCATGACGATTGATTGGTATGATGGTTATTTAGTTATATCTTGGTATAACGAAACGATTTATGGTTTAAAACATGAGATTTTAAAAGCCTTACAGCAATCAGGCATTCCCGCTATTGGTATTTATGAAAAAGTAAGATTTAAAAAAGATGGTTTACAAGACTCTTCTTTTTTATGGGGTGAAAAAGCACCTGAGCCTTTGATTGTTAAAGAAAACAATATTAATTATGCAACTTACTTAAATGAAGGACTGATGACAGGTATCTTTTTAGATCAACGTGATGTGAGGCGTGAGCTATCAGAAGGTTTGAGTACAGGTAAGACGTTACTTAACACATTTAGCTATACAGGGGCTTTTTCAGTTGCAGCTGCTTATGGTGGTGCAACACATACAACGAGTGTTGACTTAGCTAAACGAAGCTTAGAAAAAACGAAGGAACAATTTGAGGTAAACGGTATTGATGGAGACAAACAAGCTATTATAGTGATGGATGTTTTTGATTATTTCAAATATGCTTTAAGAAAAGAGATGACATTTGATATAGTAGTGATGGACCCACCGAGTTTTGCGCGAAATAAAAAACGAACTTTTTCAGTCGCCAAAGATTATGGTAAACTAACTTATGAAGCAGCTCAACTAGTCAAACAAAATGGTTTACTCATAGCATCAACAAATGCTGCTAATGTATCTATGGATAAATTTAGAAGCATGGTAGAAAATGGTATTAAAGAAACAGGAAGAACATTTTCCTTAAGTGCTAAATATCACTTGCCTACTGACTTTAAAGTGTCAGATACATTCAAAGAAGCAAATTATTTAAAAGTCTTATTTTATAATATTAAGTAG